The following nucleotide sequence is from Geoalkalibacter sp..
CGCCCCGGCCGCGCGCGTCCAGGTCACCGGCAATCTCAAGTTCGACTTGCAGGCGCGGCTACCCAATACCGAGGAAATAGAGGCGCTCAAGGAGCGCTTTCGGATTGCTCCCCAAGCCCTGGTATGGGTTGCCGGCAGCACCCATGCGGGCGAAGAGGAACTGGTGGTGGATGCCTACCGCGCGCTGGTTGCCGCAGGGCGTTCCGTGGTGCTGATCCTGGTGCCGCGTCATCCCGAGCGTTGCCGGCAGGTGGGCGAAATGCTCCTTCAGCGCAAGATCTCCCATGCCCTGCGCAGCGTTGTCGCGGAACGCCTTGCGCCCTTGGCTCCGGGCGAAGTGCTGCTGGTGGACAGTATCGGCGAAATGCTCAAATTCTATGCCATGGCCGATCTGGTGTTCGTCGGCGGCAGCCTGGTGCCGGTGGGGGGACACAACGTGCTTGAGGGGGTGTTGTTGAAGAAACCCGTGCTCTACGGTCCGCACATGCACAATTTTCGCGATATTGCCAAGCTGCTGCGGGAGGCGGGCGCGGCCGTGGAGGTGGCCGACGGCCGTGCGCTGCAAGAGGCGGTGGCGCAACTGATCGACAGCCCCGAGCATCGCCGCGCCCTAGGCGAGGCGGGCTATCAGCTCATCGCCCGCAATGTGGGGGCCACGGCTCAGACCCTGGAGGTCATCGAGCGCCTGCTAAGCAAGGAT
It contains:
- a CDS encoding 3-deoxy-D-manno-octulosonic acid transferase; translation: MFLLYDLVLLASSLVLIPWYLLRKARYGTARRGLRERLGFFAPGRLAVTEKRPVIWVHAVSVGETRAAIPLIKALRQTYPDACLLVSNTTETGNSVARSLAEVDLCLFFPFDLSFVVRRVLRQIRPSLVVFVDTELWPNFARIAGRQNIPLVLANGRISDRSFPRYRAIRFALRSVLANFSAFCMQSVQDADRIQAMGAPAARVQVTGNLKFDLQARLPNTEEIEALKERFRIAPQALVWVAGSTHAGEEELVVDAYRALVAAGRSVVLILVPRHPERCRQVGEMLLQRKISHALRSVVAERLAPLAPGEVLLVDSIGEMLKFYAMADLVFVGGSLVPVGGHNVLEGVLLKKPVLYGPHMHNFRDIAKLLREAGAAVEVADGRALQEAVAQLIDSPEHRRALGEAGYQLIARNVGATAQTLEVIERLLSKDH